The proteins below come from a single Crossiella sp. CA-258035 genomic window:
- a CDS encoding MarR family transcriptional regulator: MTPALTPPPPEYLTGMLAEAAELLEVRWERAGDPSPAPLSVSQIRNLYVLERAGVMSLRELGEALGPSPPSMSRLCDRLQTIGFIELRQNPADRREPEIRISKTGRTYLREVRVRRQSTIAELLTAVPAPAQHALCTGLRHFLAAENSSRPQLNQHRAEDTDAT; this comes from the coding sequence ATGACCCCGGCGTTGACGCCACCCCCTCCCGAGTACCTGACGGGGATGCTCGCCGAAGCGGCCGAGCTCCTGGAAGTCCGGTGGGAACGCGCCGGTGATCCCTCCCCGGCGCCACTGTCGGTGTCTCAGATCCGCAACCTCTACGTGCTCGAACGGGCCGGCGTCATGAGCCTGCGCGAACTGGGCGAGGCTCTCGGTCCCAGCCCGCCGTCAATGAGCCGGCTGTGCGACCGGCTACAGACCATCGGGTTCATCGAACTTCGCCAGAATCCTGCGGACCGCCGGGAACCGGAGATCCGCATCAGCAAGACGGGCCGGACCTACTTGCGCGAGGTGCGGGTGCGCAGGCAGTCAACGATCGCCGAACTACTCACCGCGGTGCCCGCCCCGGCACAGCACGCCCTCTGTACAGGGCTGAGACACTTCCTGGCTGCGGAGAACAGCTCGAGACCCCAGCTGAACCAGCACCGCGCAGAAGACACCGATGCGACCTAG
- a CDS encoding ABC transporter permease: MPGFLTALARNDMRGARRDLLVSGVLLAPLVWIAAVRFGTPLVTRFLAERYRFDLVPHYPLVLVGFLLLTSAIVIGAVVGLLVLEERDAGTLIALQVSPLPMRAYLGYRGLLGVTVTAVYVLATMSASDLLPWRLLLPLVPIALLTGCSALVVTLVILLLAKNKVEGIAVVRALGIVVAGLPLLPTFLDTDWDLAFGLVPSYWPAQAFLTAAGGGAWWPYLVAGLAYHGLLIALLYRGLIRGGSAPRPEA, encoded by the coding sequence ATGCCCGGATTCCTCACCGCCCTGGCCCGCAACGACATGCGCGGGGCCAGACGAGACCTGCTGGTGAGCGGAGTGCTACTGGCCCCGCTGGTCTGGATCGCCGCGGTCCGCTTCGGCACGCCACTGGTGACCCGCTTCCTCGCCGAGCGCTACCGGTTCGACCTGGTGCCGCACTACCCGCTGGTCCTGGTCGGATTTCTGTTGCTCACCAGCGCGATCGTGATCGGCGCGGTGGTCGGACTGCTGGTGCTGGAGGAGCGGGACGCGGGCACGCTGATCGCGCTGCAAGTCAGCCCGCTGCCGATGCGCGCCTACCTCGGCTACCGCGGCCTGCTCGGCGTCACGGTCACCGCGGTCTACGTGCTGGCCACCATGTCGGCCAGCGATCTACTGCCCTGGCGGCTGCTGCTCCCGTTGGTCCCGATCGCGCTGCTGACCGGGTGCTCCGCGCTGGTGGTCACGCTGGTGATCCTGCTGCTGGCCAAGAACAAGGTAGAAGGCATCGCGGTCGTGCGGGCGCTGGGCATCGTGGTGGCCGGCCTGCCACTGCTGCCCACCTTCCTGGACACCGACTGGGACCTGGCCTTCGGACTGGTGCCCAGCTACTGGCCGGCCCAGGCGTTCCTGACCGCGGCCGGCGGCGGTGCGTGGTGGCCCTACCTGGTGGCCGGCTTGGCTTATCACGGCCTGCTCATCGCGTTGCTGTACCGCGGACTTATCCGCGGCGGCAGCGCACCGCGACCCGAGGCCTGA